Proteins encoded within one genomic window of Verrucomicrobiota bacterium:
- the pilM gene encoding type IV pilus assembly protein PilM: MLNTKSFLGVDFGAGTLKVAEFELDEGGNLVLKQYGIRALGLEGSQDAARENVLRKAVQDLFAERGFGSRRTNVCAPGFHVFSKFVKLPPVDTSKVTQIIQYEAQQNVPFPLEEVVWDYQILGGTPTGELEVLLVAIKADIVEGLFRTAEATGLRLQLVDVSPAALCNAFRYNYGDLEGCTMLLDIGAKTSNLLFFEKGKVYSRGINIGANSITQEFAAESKLRFPEAEKTKIAEGFVSLGGAYEEPENPHQAAISKIARQVMTRLHIQVNQTIQFYRGQQGGSAPQRLFLAGGASIMPYTAQFFAEKLNVPVEYFNPFRNIQINPEINLEELARVAHSFGEVVGLGLRNAAQCPVELNLVPKSILKRQQLDQKKPYFIASFFGLIVAILAYGWFFDRVAAVKRASLEEIQQELMPLKQKETDLVAQENVIRRTKEEIEAFTGWLKQRFYWPDLLTELRSILISVEKERTRGQDVGIWIERFATNAPGTTLATSQASEEGDSRSYLFKMDPKLLERYGLIRPGMLRPSSEQPAESTEGAPAEGGDGTTTKSTNQVGIVYVTFRAVDLTRGGNPAANGDVIFAVENAIQGSSLLDKEGTKLHGDKSDVDDTTSTFTFGMTLKLKQPIKD, encoded by the coding sequence ATGCTTAACACAAAATCATTCCTCGGCGTTGACTTTGGAGCCGGCACTCTGAAGGTGGCGGAATTCGAGTTGGACGAAGGCGGCAATCTGGTCCTCAAACAATACGGAATCCGGGCCCTGGGTTTGGAGGGATCTCAAGACGCCGCGCGCGAGAATGTTCTGCGGAAAGCGGTTCAGGATCTGTTCGCAGAACGCGGGTTCGGTTCCCGCAGGACCAACGTTTGCGCGCCGGGTTTTCACGTTTTTTCCAAGTTCGTCAAACTGCCGCCGGTCGATACCTCCAAGGTCACGCAGATCATTCAGTACGAAGCGCAGCAAAACGTCCCGTTTCCTCTGGAGGAAGTCGTCTGGGACTACCAGATTCTCGGCGGCACGCCCACGGGCGAACTCGAAGTGCTGCTGGTCGCGATCAAGGCGGACATCGTGGAAGGGTTGTTCCGCACGGCTGAGGCCACAGGGCTTCGTCTGCAACTGGTCGATGTTTCTCCCGCGGCGCTGTGCAATGCCTTTCGGTACAATTATGGCGATCTCGAAGGTTGCACGATGCTCCTGGACATCGGAGCCAAGACAAGCAACCTGCTCTTCTTTGAGAAGGGCAAAGTTTATTCCCGCGGCATCAATATTGGCGCGAATTCCATCACGCAGGAGTTTGCCGCCGAGTCCAAACTTCGCTTCCCTGAAGCGGAGAAAACCAAGATCGCCGAAGGATTCGTGAGTTTGGGCGGAGCGTACGAGGAACCGGAGAATCCGCACCAGGCCGCGATCTCGAAGATCGCGCGGCAAGTCATGACGCGGCTGCACATCCAGGTCAACCAGACGATCCAGTTTTATCGCGGCCAGCAGGGAGGTTCCGCACCCCAGCGCCTCTTCCTGGCCGGCGGAGCGTCGATCATGCCCTACACGGCGCAATTCTTCGCTGAGAAGCTCAATGTCCCCGTGGAGTACTTCAACCCGTTCCGCAACATCCAGATTAATCCGGAGATCAATCTGGAGGAACTGGCCCGCGTGGCCCATTCCTTCGGCGAAGTCGTCGGCCTGGGCTTGCGGAACGCCGCGCAGTGCCCAGTGGAACTGAATTTGGTGCCGAAGAGCATTCTCAAGCGTCAGCAACTCGACCAGAAGAAGCCATACTTCATCGCATCCTTCTTTGGCTTGATCGTCGCTATTCTTGCGTATGGCTGGTTCTTTGACCGTGTTGCCGCTGTAAAGAGGGCGTCACTTGAGGAAATCCAACAAGAGCTGATGCCGCTCAAGCAGAAGGAGACGGACCTGGTTGCGCAGGAGAATGTCATCAGGCGAACCAAAGAGGAAATCGAAGCGTTCACCGGCTGGCTGAAGCAGCGATTTTACTGGCCCGATCTTCTAACGGAACTCCGTAGCATTCTGATTTCGGTTGAAAAGGAGCGCACTCGCGGCCAGGACGTGGGGATCTGGATCGAAAGGTTTGCGACCAATGCGCCAGGCACCACGCTGGCAACGTCTCAAGCCTCAGAAGAGGGCGATTCCAGGAGTTATCTTTTCAAGATGGATCCCAAACTTCTGGAGCGTTACGGACTGATCCGTCCCGGCATGTTGCGGCCCTCCTCCGAGCAACCGGCGGAGTCAACCGAGGGCGCGCCGGCTGAAGGTGGGGATGGAACAACGACCAAAAGCACCAACCAGGTGGGGATTGTTTACGTGACATTCCGGGCCGTAGATTTGACGCGCGGCGGCAATCCGGCGGCCAATGGCGATGTCATCTTCGCCGTGGAGAATGCCATTCAGGGCAGTTCGCTCCTGGACAAAGAGGGGACGAAGCTGCACGGGGACAAATCCGACGTTGATGATACGACGTCCACGTTCACATTCGGCATGACGCTCAAGTTGAAACAGCCGATCAAAGATTAA
- a CDS encoding SDR family oxidoreductase, with translation MTRPNLRRTRQNQPVSVVTGGAGFLGSHLTDLLIARGHKVVVIDNLITGSIDNIAHLGGNPSFKFIQQDVTEFIFLGMPVDYVWHFASPASPVDYLELPIQTLKVGSLGTHKALGLAKHKGARFLLASTSEIYGDPLVHPQTEDYWGNVNPIGPRGCYDEAKRFAEALTVAYRNEHHLDTRIVRIFNTYGPRMRMNDGRVVPAFVSQALKNKPLTVFGRGAQTRSFCYCADLIEGVYRLMMSSASDPMNIGNPNEMTVLEFAQEIIRATRSKSRIVFKPLPQDDPKQRRPNIDRARRLLGWEPRVPLAKGLEQTIAYFRHKLFGLRGHARREKSA, from the coding sequence ATGACCCGACCGAATCTCCGCCGGACCCGCCAGAACCAGCCCGTTTCCGTGGTAACGGGAGGGGCGGGGTTTCTGGGATCGCACCTCACCGATTTGCTCATCGCCCGCGGCCACAAAGTTGTGGTGATCGACAACCTGATCACAGGATCGATCGACAACATCGCGCACCTGGGCGGGAACCCGAGCTTCAAGTTCATCCAGCAAGACGTGACGGAGTTCATCTTTCTGGGCATGCCGGTCGATTACGTGTGGCACTTTGCTTCGCCTGCCAGCCCGGTGGATTATCTCGAATTGCCGATCCAGACGCTCAAAGTCGGATCGCTCGGCACGCACAAGGCGCTCGGACTGGCCAAGCACAAGGGCGCCCGCTTCCTGCTCGCATCCACGTCGGAAATCTACGGCGATCCGCTGGTTCACCCGCAGACCGAAGATTATTGGGGGAACGTGAACCCGATCGGTCCCCGCGGTTGTTACGACGAGGCCAAGCGATTCGCCGAAGCGCTGACCGTGGCCTACCGCAACGAGCATCACCTGGACACGCGGATTGTGCGGATTTTCAACACGTATGGTCCGCGCATGCGGATGAACGATGGCCGCGTCGTCCCGGCCTTTGTCAGCCAGGCGTTGAAGAACAAACCGTTGACCGTTTTTGGCCGGGGAGCACAGACGCGGAGCTTTTGTTACTGCGCCGATCTGATCGAGGGAGTTTACCGGCTGATGATGAGTTCTGCGAGCGACCCGATGAACATCGGCAATCCGAACGAAATGACGGTGCTGGAATTCGCTCAGGAAATCATCCGCGCCACGCGGTCGAAAAGCCGAATCGTTTTCAAACCGCTGCCGCAAGATGATCCGAAGCAGCGGCGTCCGAACATCGATCGCGCGCGGCGGTTGCTGGGATGGGAACCGCGCGTCCCGCTGGCGAAAGGGCTGGAGCAAACGATTGCGTACTTCCGGCACAAGCTGTTCGGTCTGCGAGGCCATGCGCGCCGCGAGAAATCCGCATGA
- a CDS encoding sugar transferase: MLRRQRQIRTQFQKVVDALLFAVSFWLAHVIRSNNPTLATFGGTPEIKEFWDYLWLVVVIMLVTPFLLEIQGFYNRPLIPSRRRIVWQLFKACTLAVIAVISFMYLTKEELARWVPLLFGGISFCLILAKEELVRREMEAKAARAKFKKRFILVGTLEDTVRLKTQLAATDGIEVVNQLNLNETKIERLVDLLHEHSANGVILSAKHTFFGQVEKAIQACELEGVEAWLLADFFNTQLSQTLLDDLHGRPMLIFRSTPEHSWQALVKEAFDVVAAFVLLMFLLPLFLAAVALIKLSSPGPVLFRQQRSGLNGRPFTMLKFRSMVSDAEQRRHELEALNEMDGPVFKVTDDPRVTPIGRFLRRHSVDELPQLINVLRGEMSLVGPRPLPVDEVRRFDDLAHRRRLSVKPGMTCLWQVSGRNNVKDFKDWVRLDLEYIDNWSLWLDFKILVRTIPVVFSGTGAK; encoded by the coding sequence ATGCTACGCCGACAGCGTCAGATTCGCACTCAATTCCAGAAAGTGGTGGACGCGTTATTGTTTGCGGTGAGTTTCTGGCTGGCGCACGTCATCCGCTCCAATAATCCCACGCTGGCCACGTTTGGCGGCACGCCGGAAATCAAGGAATTCTGGGACTACCTCTGGCTGGTCGTGGTGATCATGCTGGTGACTCCGTTTTTGCTGGAGATTCAAGGATTCTACAACCGGCCCTTGATCCCATCGCGCCGCCGGATCGTCTGGCAGCTTTTCAAGGCGTGCACGCTGGCGGTGATCGCGGTGATCTCATTCATGTACCTGACGAAGGAGGAACTGGCGCGCTGGGTGCCTCTTTTGTTTGGAGGCATCAGTTTCTGTTTGATCCTCGCCAAGGAAGAATTGGTGCGCCGCGAGATGGAAGCCAAAGCCGCGCGCGCGAAATTCAAGAAGCGTTTTATTCTGGTGGGAACGCTGGAGGACACCGTGCGTCTGAAGACGCAGCTCGCGGCGACGGACGGAATCGAAGTGGTCAATCAACTCAATCTGAATGAAACGAAGATCGAACGGCTGGTCGATCTGTTGCACGAGCACTCGGCCAACGGCGTGATCCTGAGCGCCAAACACACGTTCTTCGGCCAGGTCGAGAAAGCGATTCAAGCTTGCGAGTTGGAGGGCGTGGAAGCCTGGCTTTTGGCGGACTTTTTCAACACGCAACTCTCGCAGACGCTCCTGGATGATCTCCATGGCCGTCCGATGTTGATTTTCCGATCGACGCCGGAGCATTCGTGGCAGGCGCTGGTGAAGGAAGCGTTCGACGTGGTCGCAGCCTTCGTCCTGTTGATGTTCCTGTTGCCGCTCTTTTTGGCCGCCGTTGCGCTGATCAAGCTGAGTTCGCCCGGTCCGGTTTTGTTTCGCCAGCAGCGGAGCGGATTGAACGGCCGGCCTTTCACCATGTTGAAATTCCGTTCCATGGTGAGCGACGCCGAACAGCGGCGGCATGAACTGGAGGCGTTGAATGAAATGGACGGCCCCGTATTCAAGGTGACGGACGATCCGCGGGTCACGCCGATCGGTCGATTCCTCCGCCGTCACAGCGTCGATGAGTTGCCGCAACTCATCAATGTGCTGCGGGGTGAAATGAGTCTGGTGGGGCCACGGCCGTTGCCGGTCGATGAAGTGCGGCGGTTCGATGACCTCGCGCATCGGCGGCGATTGAGCGTCAAGCCGGGCATGACGTGCCTCTGGCAAGTCAGCGGGCGCAACAACGTCAAGGATTTCAAAGATTGGGTGCGCCTGGACCTGGAGTACATAGACAACTGGTCGCTCTGGCTCGATTTCAAGATTCTGGTCCGGACCATTCCGGTTGTCTTTTCCGGGACGGGAGCGAAGTAG
- a CDS encoding exosortase-associated EpsI family protein translates to MKRQQWLVFLTVLLLVGGSGAFLNKLQASYRLSQPGLKMVDEPIYVTDGVAEWLVCTNTIDLPERVLDYMSEPLEVTFEEWDYLPIDTTYGRRRYKARNGSWIDISIVLMGRDRTSIHKPEICLSGQGWKIESSELKTMRIPKPAPYDLPVLRLTAGKSVEFRDGRIEQYRALFVYWFVSDRRITARHDERMWWMTKDLLTTGVLSRWAYIAYFTICRPGEEEAAFEQMKKFMAASVPEFQLVHGAGESSLHAETRDQP, encoded by the coding sequence ATGAAACGACAACAGTGGCTTGTGTTTTTGACCGTGCTTCTGCTGGTGGGAGGTTCCGGCGCATTCCTGAACAAGCTTCAAGCCAGCTATCGTTTGAGCCAGCCGGGGCTGAAAATGGTGGATGAACCTATCTATGTCACGGACGGTGTTGCCGAATGGTTGGTTTGCACCAACACGATTGATTTGCCGGAGCGCGTTCTGGACTACATGTCCGAACCGCTGGAAGTGACGTTTGAAGAGTGGGATTACTTGCCTATCGACACGACGTACGGCCGGCGCCGCTACAAGGCCAGGAACGGGTCCTGGATCGACATCAGCATCGTCTTGATGGGCCGCGATCGAACGAGCATTCACAAACCAGAGATTTGCCTTTCGGGGCAAGGCTGGAAGATTGAGAGCTCGGAGTTGAAGACAATGCGAATTCCGAAACCTGCCCCCTACGATCTTCCGGTCCTGAGATTGACTGCGGGAAAATCCGTTGAATTCAGGGACGGGAGGATTGAGCAGTACCGCGCGTTGTTCGTTTACTGGTTCGTTTCCGACCGGCGCATCACGGCGCGGCACGACGAACGGATGTGGTGGATGACGAAGGACCTGCTGACGACCGGCGTGCTCTCCCGGTGGGCTTACATTGCCTATTTCACGATTTGCCGGCCCGGGGAGGAAGAAGCCGCTTTTGAGCAAATGAAAAAATTCATGGCCGCGTCTGTTCCCGAATTCCAATTGGTGCATGGCGCCGGTGAATCTTCACTGCACGCAGAGACTCGCGACCAGCCGTAA
- a CDS encoding exosortase/archaeosortase family protein, with the protein MAEVKTQPKNALETFREEFPHVWRQLPDKTLFLALLAVWCALFHWRGNAMFGWVDTPSLFGWMYWAFTTWPDDGHCSLIPFVVLGLLWWKREELLKVPKGIWWPALGFVVLGLLLHIAGYMIQQSRVSIVGFFTGLFGLTGLVWGKHWLRATVFPMILFVFCVPMGTMSDAITFPLRMLVTTVSVGFSNTVLGIPVSHVGSQIVGAGGFQYDVAPACSGIRSLIALLAMTTIYGFISFRPAWKRMLMVLVAAPLAVIGNVVRITGVIVTGDAFGQNAGALVEQKLGFVTFVVAIACVLALGHFLRDQEAQGPAVA; encoded by the coding sequence ATGGCCGAAGTGAAGACGCAACCCAAGAACGCCCTGGAAACGTTTCGAGAGGAGTTCCCTCACGTCTGGCGGCAGTTGCCGGACAAGACTCTGTTCCTCGCGCTCCTGGCCGTGTGGTGCGCGCTGTTTCATTGGCGGGGCAATGCGATGTTTGGCTGGGTGGACACGCCGTCGCTTTTTGGGTGGATGTACTGGGCGTTCACGACCTGGCCGGATGACGGGCATTGCTCGCTGATTCCGTTTGTGGTGCTCGGCTTGCTGTGGTGGAAACGGGAGGAACTGTTGAAGGTTCCCAAAGGCATCTGGTGGCCGGCTCTGGGTTTCGTCGTGCTCGGGCTGCTGCTGCACATCGCGGGCTACATGATCCAGCAATCACGCGTTTCAATCGTGGGCTTCTTCACCGGGCTATTCGGTTTGACGGGATTAGTTTGGGGCAAGCATTGGCTGCGGGCCACAGTTTTTCCGATGATCCTTTTCGTTTTTTGCGTGCCGATGGGAACGATGAGCGACGCGATCACGTTCCCCTTGAGAATGCTCGTGACAACGGTTTCGGTGGGGTTCTCGAATACTGTCCTGGGCATTCCGGTGTCTCACGTTGGCTCACAAATAGTCGGAGCGGGCGGCTTCCAATACGATGTGGCGCCGGCGTGCAGCGGAATCCGAAGCCTGATCGCGCTGCTGGCGATGACGACCATTTACGGATTCATCAGCTTCCGGCCCGCGTGGAAGCGGATGCTCATGGTGCTCGTGGCTGCGCCGCTGGCCGTGATCGGGAACGTGGTGCGCATCACCGGGGTGATCGTGACGGGAGATGCGTTCGGGCAAAACGCCGGGGCGTTGGTGGAACAGAAGCTTGGATTTGTGACGTTCGTGGTGGCCATTGCGTGCGTGCTGGCGCTCGGCCATTTTCTACGGGACCAGGAGGCGCAAGGCCCCGCCGTTGCTTAG
- a CDS encoding glycosyltransferase, which translates to MPIRILYVHHNADAYGASRSLLRLLAQLPRDQFQPLVLLAEDGPLRSKLEALNIEVVLGPVSVITRPVFHSWRVIPFLAGLPLSVLFIWRLIRAKRIDLVHTNTGVILTSGLAAKLAGVPHVWHIRDWFQEFRSVWWLYSRYITGASSRVLAVSRAVAEQFQASPKVEVIHNGFSLEEFAVPKAKLARAFRDQFNLGNEFVVGCVGRIKWVRKGQEILVQAAALLEAKGLRAKYVLVGAPFPGNEDHLHRLRGLIQELKLESSVVLTGELEDTRLAYAAMDVFVLPSAQPEPFGGVVMEAMSMGVPVIATAIGGSLDQVADGVTGFLIPPSDPQALAEKIELLIRDPALRSRMAQAGPERIGQTFSLEGMVQRLERLYREILPALR; encoded by the coding sequence ATGCCGATCCGGATTCTTTACGTCCACCATAACGCCGACGCCTACGGCGCGAGCCGCTCGCTGCTTCGCCTGCTCGCTCAGTTGCCGCGGGACCAATTTCAACCTCTGGTTCTCCTCGCCGAAGACGGGCCGTTGCGCTCCAAGCTCGAAGCCCTGAACATCGAAGTGGTCCTGGGCCCTGTGAGCGTCATCACACGACCGGTGTTTCATTCGTGGCGCGTCATTCCTTTCCTCGCCGGACTGCCACTCTCGGTTCTGTTCATCTGGCGGCTGATCCGAGCGAAGCGAATCGACCTCGTGCACACGAACACCGGCGTCATCCTCACTTCTGGTCTGGCCGCGAAACTGGCCGGTGTTCCCCATGTCTGGCATATCCGCGACTGGTTTCAGGAGTTCAGAAGCGTTTGGTGGCTTTATTCTCGCTACATCACGGGCGCATCCAGCCGGGTTCTGGCCGTTTCGCGCGCTGTCGCCGAGCAATTCCAGGCCAGCCCCAAAGTCGAGGTGATCCACAACGGCTTTTCTCTGGAAGAATTCGCTGTGCCCAAGGCCAAGCTGGCGCGAGCTTTCCGAGACCAATTCAATCTGGGCAACGAATTCGTCGTCGGCTGCGTGGGCCGCATCAAATGGGTCCGCAAAGGCCAGGAGATTCTCGTGCAAGCGGCAGCTCTTCTGGAAGCGAAGGGCCTTCGCGCCAAATATGTACTCGTCGGAGCGCCCTTCCCGGGCAATGAAGACCATCTCCATCGATTGCGCGGGTTGATTCAGGAGTTGAAACTGGAGTCGTCCGTCGTGCTGACCGGCGAGTTGGAGGATACCCGCCTCGCCTATGCGGCGATGGATGTGTTCGTCCTGCCGTCCGCGCAACCTGAACCCTTCGGTGGCGTGGTCATGGAAGCGATGTCCATGGGCGTCCCGGTGATTGCCACCGCGATCGGCGGCTCCCTCGATCAGGTCGCAGACGGAGTCACCGGATTCCTCATCCCGCCGTCCGATCCGCAAGCGTTGGCCGAGAAGATCGAGTTGCTCATCCGCGACCCTGCCTTGCGTTCGCGCATGGCCCAGGCTGGTCCGGAACGAATCGGCCAGACTTTTTCATTGGAGGGCATGGTCCAGCGGCTCGAACGGCTTTACAGGGAAATCCTCCCTGCGCTCAGGTAG
- a CDS encoding cobalamin-independent methionine synthase II family protein, protein MNACAPPRILTTVVGSYPVPDWLAALPSQQALVDATSVVFKIQELAGIDVVADGELYRFDINHPDTNGMIEYFVRPLGGVRSQIGREDIEAFSKIAAMKFRSRPAAVVEGPIAPGPLDLVSDFQRARALTRRRMKFTVTGPHMLSKTLLDRHFKSPGELALALARVLAAQIAQIDAGVIQLDEANITGSPEDAAWAVPALNHVFDSIRGEKALHLCFGNYGGQTIQQGSWKRLIQFMNQLRVDHVVLEMARREPQEIESLRELDPRIGIGLGVIDIKSTVVESADTVARRIETAEKILGEGRVRYVHPDCGFWMLKRSVADRKMRALVAGRNRYLGLPAYAQEEWSVS, encoded by the coding sequence ATGAATGCCTGCGCTCCTCCTCGCATCCTGACGACGGTCGTCGGGAGTTATCCGGTCCCCGATTGGCTCGCCGCTCTTCCCAGCCAGCAGGCGCTCGTTGATGCGACTTCGGTCGTGTTCAAGATCCAGGAACTGGCGGGAATTGACGTGGTGGCCGATGGCGAGCTTTATCGCTTCGACATCAATCATCCGGACACGAACGGGATGATCGAGTATTTTGTGCGTCCGCTGGGCGGCGTTCGGTCGCAGATTGGCCGGGAGGACATCGAAGCGTTTTCCAAAATCGCGGCGATGAAATTCCGAAGCCGGCCCGCCGCGGTGGTTGAAGGACCGATCGCGCCCGGCCCGCTCGACCTGGTCAGCGATTTCCAGCGCGCGCGCGCGCTCACGCGACGGCGCATGAAATTCACCGTCACGGGACCGCACATGCTGAGCAAGACTTTGTTGGACCGGCATTTCAAGAGTCCAGGTGAACTCGCCCTGGCGCTGGCGCGCGTGCTAGCCGCGCAGATTGCTCAGATCGACGCCGGCGTGATTCAACTGGATGAAGCGAACATCACCGGTTCGCCTGAAGACGCTGCCTGGGCCGTCCCGGCGTTGAATCACGTGTTCGATTCGATTCGCGGAGAGAAAGCGTTGCACCTGTGTTTCGGTAACTACGGCGGCCAAACGATCCAGCAGGGAAGTTGGAAGCGCTTGATTCAATTCATGAACCAGCTTCGCGTCGATCACGTCGTCCTCGAAATGGCGCGGCGCGAACCCCAAGAGATTGAATCGTTGCGAGAGCTGGATCCCCGGATTGGGATTGGGCTTGGCGTCATCGACATCAAATCCACCGTGGTGGAGAGCGCGGATACCGTGGCGCGCCGGATTGAAACAGCGGAGAAGATTCTTGGGGAAGGCCGCGTCCGGTACGTGCACCCGGACTGCGGCTTCTGGATGTTGAAACGCAGCGTCGCGGACCGGAAGATGCGGGCTCTCGTCGCGGGCCGAAACCGGTATCTCGGCTTGCCCGCCTACGCACAAGAAGAGTGGTCCGTTTCGTAA
- the atpC gene encoding ATP synthase F1 subunit epsilon, with amino-acid sequence MANTLRLEIVTPEAKTYSEDVEMVTLPGTEGEMGIYPLHEPLMTQIVAGELCALKDGQPHFFAVGDGFAEITGGRVAILTDMAIDSDNIDEAKAEEARKRAEARQQEKLTEEEMASVTASLAHSLTQLEVKRRHRKS; translated from the coding sequence ATGGCCAATACCCTCAGACTCGAAATTGTGACGCCCGAGGCAAAGACATACTCGGAGGACGTCGAGATGGTCACGCTGCCCGGCACGGAAGGCGAGATGGGCATCTATCCCTTGCACGAGCCGCTGATGACGCAGATTGTCGCCGGCGAGTTGTGCGCGCTCAAAGACGGCCAACCGCATTTCTTCGCGGTCGGAGATGGCTTCGCGGAGATCACGGGCGGACGCGTCGCGATCTTGACGGACATGGCCATCGACTCGGACAACATCGATGAAGCCAAAGCCGAGGAAGCCCGAAAGCGCGCTGAGGCTCGTCAGCAAGAAAAACTCACCGAAGAAGAAATGGCGTCGGTGACAGCCTCCTTGGCCCACTCGCTCACGCAGCTCGAAGTCAAGCGCCGCCATCGCAAATCGTAA
- the atpD gene encoding F0F1 ATP synthase subunit beta codes for MNKGKIVQVIGPVVDVEFAGALPAIYNALTVEFTVENKPNKLVLEVQQHLGDNWVRAVAMSSTEGLKRGYEVVDTGKPISMPVGEAVMGRVFNVIGEPVDERGPVNADKHYPIHRVAPALVDQTTSPQLLVTGIKVIDLICPFLKGGKVGAFGGAGVGKTVVIMELINNIAKLHGGYSVFAGVGERTREGNDLYHEMSEAGVINQKDLNKSKIALVYGQMNEPPGARLRVGLSGLAITEYFRDEKNQDVLLFIDNIFRFSQAGSEVSALLGRTPSAVGYQPTLAAEMGELQERITSTKKGSITSFQAIYVPADDITDPAPATTFTHLDATIVLERSIAELGIYPAVDPLASTSRALAPEIVGQDHYDVARGVQRVLQRYKDLQDIIAILGMDELSPDDKLTVYRARKIQKFLSQPFSVAEVFTGHAGKQVPVADTVCAFKEILDGKHDDVPEGNFYMKGKIEEIREGEK; via the coding sequence ATGAATAAAGGCAAAATCGTTCAAGTCATCGGTCCGGTCGTGGACGTCGAGTTCGCCGGCGCTCTGCCCGCGATCTACAACGCGTTGACGGTCGAGTTCACGGTGGAAAACAAACCCAACAAACTCGTCCTCGAAGTGCAGCAACACCTCGGTGACAACTGGGTGCGCGCCGTGGCCATGTCCTCGACCGAGGGTCTCAAGCGCGGCTACGAAGTCGTGGACACCGGAAAACCCATCTCGATGCCCGTGGGCGAAGCCGTGATGGGGCGCGTGTTCAACGTCATTGGCGAACCGGTCGATGAGCGCGGTCCCGTGAACGCGGACAAACATTATCCGATTCATCGCGTCGCGCCGGCGCTGGTCGATCAAACGACTTCGCCCCAGTTGCTCGTGACGGGAATCAAAGTCATTGACTTGATCTGTCCGTTCTTGAAAGGCGGCAAAGTCGGCGCGTTCGGGGGCGCAGGCGTTGGCAAGACCGTCGTGATCATGGAACTGATCAACAACATTGCCAAACTGCACGGCGGCTATTCGGTGTTTGCCGGCGTGGGCGAGCGCACGCGCGAAGGCAATGACCTGTATCACGAAATGTCCGAAGCCGGCGTGATCAACCAGAAAGACCTCAACAAGTCCAAGATTGCGCTCGTGTATGGACAGATGAACGAGCCACCCGGCGCCCGTCTTCGGGTCGGCCTTTCCGGACTGGCCATCACGGAATATTTCCGCGACGAGAAGAATCAAGACGTGTTGCTTTTCATCGACAATATTTTCCGTTTCTCCCAGGCGGGTTCCGAGGTCTCGGCGTTGCTCGGACGCACGCCCAGCGCTGTCGGTTACCAGCCTACTCTGGCGGCGGAAATGGGCGAGTTGCAGGAACGGATCACCTCCACGAAGAAAGGCTCGATCACGTCCTTCCAGGCGATCTACGTGCCGGCTGACGATATCACGGATCCGGCGCCCGCCACGACGTTCACGCACCTGGACGCGACCATCGTGCTGGAACGTTCCATCGCCGAGCTGGGCATTTATCCGGCCGTCGATCCGCTGGCTTCGACGTCACGGGCGCTGGCTCCCGAAATTGTCGGGCAGGACCACTATGACGTGGCGCGCGGCGTGCAGCGGGTGCTCCAACGCTACAAGGACTTGCAGGACATCATCGCCATCCTGGGCATGGACGAACTTTCCCCGGATGACAAGCTGACGGTTTATCGGGCCCGCAAGATTCAAAAGTTCCTGAGCCAGCCCTTCTCCGTGGCGGAGGTGTTCACAGGCCATGCGGGAAAGCAGGTCCCAGTGGCGGACACGGTTTGTGCTTTCAAGGAGATTCTCGACGGCAAGCACGATGACGTGCCGGAGGGGAACTTCTACATGAAGGGCAAGATCGAAGAAATCCGGGAAGGCGAGAAGTAA